The Plasmodium brasilianum strain Bolivian I chromosome 14, whole genome shotgun sequence genome contains a region encoding:
- a CDS encoding clustered-asparagine-rich protein, translating into MSSEILNSTIDGILNTRIHIQNIPPHVTDAHLRSVLGNVGQIKDICYFNKNKKQMNNNFANKKVYNTALITFNTHEEALNVLKNIKSLIDTSGEEKSIEAKFAVPNVNNNFFNKNNMNTSFINNNNNNNNLNNFPNGFNNNENFGNNNNNNMNNFNFYSNNNNLQNNFMNKNVKNKNTNNMMNMNNMNNTNQMNNLMLNQNTNFMHNNNNFTNSKILNEMLRSDGEISPNSTSGNNNNINNSNNSGAMFRKNNTQIPINNNINMYQSNDNSLDENNENTEGLSLWEIYKDKNNNTFYYNNLTKHSQWNKPIHPNKLFQYNNNEKTKQNGPNGSNLFIFHIPSEWSDLDLFQHFCCFGNIISSKIQRDNTGRNSGFGFVSYDNIMSAHHAIQFMNGYFVNNKYLKVQLKKGEATEKAQA; encoded by the coding sequence ATGAGTAGCGAAATTTTAAACTCAACCATTGACGGAATTCTTAACACAAGAATTCATATTCAGAATATTCCCCCTCATGTTACGGATGCACATTTAAGATCAGTATTAGGAAATGTTGGTCAGATTAAagatatatgttattttaataaaaataaaaaacaaatgaacaacaATTTTGCaaacaaaaaagtatataacaCAGCTCTGATCACTTTTAACACTCATGAAGAAGCGTTAAatgttttgaaaaatatcaaaagTTTAATTGATACGAGTGGTGAGGAAAAAAGTATTGAAGCAAAATTTGCTGTAccaaatgttaataataatttttttaacaaaaataacatgaacacaagttttataaataataataataacaacaacaatttaaataattttccaAATGGTTTTAATAACAATGAAAATtttggtaataataataataacaatatgaacaattttaatttttatagcaacaataacaatttgcaaaataattttatgaacaaaaatgtaaaaaacaaaaatacaaataacatgatgaatatgaataatatgaataataccAATCAAATGAACAATCTGATGTTGAACCAAAACACAAACTTTATgcataacaacaataattttacaaatagtaaaattttaaatgaaatgtTGAGATCAGATGGAGAAATATCACCTAATAGTACTAGTggaaataacaataacattaacaatagtaataatagtggTGCCATGTTCAGGAAGAATAATACGCAAATACCAATTAATAACAATATCAATATGTATCAATCGAATGATAATTCTttagatgaaaataatgaaaatacgGAAGGGTTAAGTTTATGGGAAATATataaggataaaaataacaacacATTTTATTACAACAATTTAACCAAACACAGCCAGTGGAATAAACCTATACATCCAAATAAACTTTtccaatataataataatgagaaaACAAAACAGAATGGACCAAATGGAAGTAActtattcatttttcatataccAAGTGAATGGAGTGATTTAGATTTATTTCAACATTTTTGTTGCTTTGGAAATATTATCTCATCTAAAATTCAAAGAGATAATACTGGAAGAAATTCTGGTTTTGGTTTTGTCAGTTATGATAATATCATGAGTGCACACCATGCAATTCAATTTATGAATGgctattttgttaataacaaatatttgaAAGTTCAGCTCAAAAAAGGTGAAGCCACGGAAAAAGCCCAGGCATGA
- a CDS encoding hypothetical protein (conserved Plasmodium protein) → MIFSKLFRKKVELDVDLYILKNKESSPLLLDGKLCVNKNEITIINSLKKLVFNEDNIHDFKYHELDMCQFKYLQNGVVEEYGLVFSDMCYMYYFYKYMMLSYLSGNVILHSKVNLFKYSEPVKRLYKKNYHGILVFNTVKCEHVFIVVKSNRRMVPSEQEEEFENVTAGEGCEADEVDGTNGSRETNGSRETNGSSETNEQNSKYAAHAEHTKGQRRNKLSTSFNKNTSNYSTNKQNSVKSKEQNTKEMVKEEEKQIMREIIIDEESEKYYEQFSIENIRELYKRNKVFLIYILNSFNDIYLSKDSVGIHLQRYLVYNLFKFIDYKTLYPEGDNYKTFFLNDEESEEERMKEQNKSKKKIQLNQTYAYTSHIVLNGKKSIEKDDDVKRTVDDVGSVELRRGHMSVGGHSYGNDGSTRRGSSRGSSRGSSRGSSRGSSRGSSRGSSRGSSRGISKDSRRNSGSNIGEKGEKREGGKEGLEKWTKPMLEKHTDPAEQINELNEKFLIIVESESIMIDTIKNILIYRYDFQNDIVHIKRDYLENYIRNSCSKNNEEVRGMNKDNSSDYSKENKKEEDYVFLSDSDISEELEENRGSDMKYKYVNTNGKFSFVLRQNYILPKKDRRLEKRKKENEKRECNGIAIGYDDKVNYDNIHNDLNIYKFDEYGKERKIYNSTKNLFRYKNEKCIPKNVQINDSQGNKIIFLDEKNDNNLFMIDINTEKVVDKWNTEYIPIKKLLKKEENVYCGYNKNSLYFVDTRMKSCIQNLLQYSKNTADIEHASMDEKGRIIVTNTNGELKYYDGKLNNSNIIKKSKNVVFCANDIVHLVVSLDGIYSIVTCERSVILCENIIENNNLFQNVIKKNDRIKQKKILLQLHYIDVFTYSLGNYKFVKSVVNHDNTFIFTFSQNFYVVWNIKQAMNDNISYVIKKTNENISDISFFNVNDIQGIIIAEENSLKAKKIKNV, encoded by the coding sequence ATGATTTTTAGCAAGCTGTTCAGAAAAAAAGTCGAGCTTGACGTGGACCTCTAcattttaaagaataaagaGTCTAGTCCACTTCTGTTAGACGGTAAATTATGTGTGAATAAAAACGagataacaataataaatagtttaaaaaaattagtatttAATGAAGATAATATTCATGATTTTAAGTATCATGAGTTGGATATGTGTCAATTCAAATATTTACAGAATGGAGTAGTGGAAGAATATGGGTTAGTATTTTCGGACATgtgttatatgtattatttttataaatatatgatgcTTTCTTATTTAAGTGGTAATGTTATTCTACATAGCAAAGTAAACTTGTTCAAGTACTCTGAGCCGGTAAAACGTTTGTACAAGAAAAACTATCATGGCATTTTAGTATTTAATACTGTAAAGTGTGAGCATGTATTTATTGTTGTTAAATCCAACCGTAGGATGGTGCCCAGTGAGCAAGAAGAGGAATTCGAAAATGTTACTGCTGGAGAGGGGTGTGAAGCAGATGAAGTAGATGGAACAAATGGATCAAGAGAAACAAATGGATCAAGAGAAACTAATGGATCAAGTGAAACAAATGAACAGAATTCCAAGTATGCAGCACATGCTGAACATACGAAGGGGCAGCGAAGGAACAAATTATCCACATCATTTAACAAGAACACAAGTAATTATTcgacaaataaacaaaactCTGTAAAATCAAAAGAACAGAACACAAAAGAAATGGTGAAAGAAGAAGAGAAGCAAATCATGAGAGAGATAATAATAGATGAAGaaagtgaaaaatattatgaacaatttAGCATAGAAAATATTAGGGAGTTGTACAAAAGAAACAAAgtatttctaatatatatattaaactcGTTCAATGATATTTATTTGAGTAAGGACTCAGTTGGAATACATTTACAAAGGTACTTagtttataatttgtttaaatttataGATTACAAGACTCTGTACCCTGAAGgtgataattataaaacgTTTTTTCTAAACGATGAAGAAAGTGAAGAAGAAAGGATGAAAGAACAAAACAaatcaaaaaagaaaatccAGTTGAATCAAACGTATGCCTATACTTCTCACATCGTTttgaatggaaaaaaatctATTGAGAAGGATGATGACGTCAAAAGAACTGTTGATGATGTTGGTAGCGTGGAACTGAGAAGAGGGCACATGAGTGTTGGGGGCCATAGTTATGGCAATGATGGAAGTACCAGAAGAGGTAGCAGTAGAGGTAGCAGTAGAGGCAGCAGTAGAGGAAGCAGTAGAGGAAGCAGTAGAGGAAGCAGTAGAGGCAGCAGTAGAGGAAGCAGTAGAGGAATCAGTAAAGATAGCCGTAGAAATAGCGGCAGTAATATTGGGGAAAAGGGCGAAAAGAGGGAGGGGGGTAAGGAAGGCCTTGAGAAATGGACGAAACCCATGCTGGAGAAGCACACTGATCCCGCCGAACAAATAAAcgaattaaatgaaaaatttttaatcatTGTGGAGTCGGAAAGTATTATGATTGAtaccattaaaaatatactaatatatagGTATGATTTCCAGAATGatattgtacatataaaacGAGATTACCTAGAAAATTACATACGTAATAGTTGCAGTAAGAACAATGAGGAGGTTCGAGGAATGAATAAAGATAACAGTAGTGACTAtagtaaagaaaataaaaaagaagaagactATGTATTTTTGTCAGATTCAGATATATCAGAAGAGCTAGAGGAAAATAGGGGATCtgatatgaaatataaatatgtgaaTACAAATGGAAAATTTTCATTCGTTTTAAggcaaaattatatattgccAAAGAAGGATAGACGCttagaaaagagaaaaaaagagaatgaAAAAAGGGAATGTAACGGAATTGCCATCGGATATGATGATAAAGTAAATTATGACAATATACATAACGACttgaatatatacaaatttgaTGAGTATGGGAAAGAGAGGAAGATTTATAACTCGACCAAGAATTTATTTAGATAtaagaatgaaaaatgtattccaaaaaatgtacaaattaATGATAGCcaaggaaataaaataatttttctagatgaaaaaaatgataacaatttatttatgataGACATCAATACAGAAAAGGTTGTTGACAAATGGAATACTGAATATATACCAATTAAAAAACTGctcaaaaaagaagaaaatgtatACTGTGGTTATAATAAGAACAGCTTATACTTTGTAGATACACGAATGAAATCATGtattcaaaatttattacaGTATAGCAAAAATACAGCTGATATTGAGCATGCGAGTATGGATGAAAAGGGAagaataatagtaacaaacACGAATGGTGaactaaaatattatgatggGAAATTaaacaatagtaatataataaaaaaaagcaaaaatgtaGTGTTCTGTGCAAATGATATTGTTCACTTAGTTGTGTCCTTAGATGGTATATATTCAATTGTAACATGTGAAAGAAGTGTAATCCTatgtgaaaatattattgaaaataataatctttttcaaaatgttattaaaaaaaatgatcgtataaaacagaaaaaaattttattacaattaCATTATATTGATGTTTTTACCTACAGTCTTGGAAATtacaaatttgtaaaaagtGTGGTTAACCAtgataatacatttatttttaccttttcccaaaatttttatgttgtgTGGAATATTAAACAAGCCATGAAtgataatatttcttatgttattaaaaaaacgaatgaaaatatttcagATATCTCGTTCTTCAATGTTAACGATATCCAGGGTATTATCATAGCTGAGGAAAATTCACTCAAGgccaaaaaaattaaaaacgtGTAG
- a CDS encoding hypothetical protein (conserved Plasmodium protein) has product MRLYLYAKCLNKKTNKPVGLVRQNMIAYSEKNEKIKKNEKNEKNAQNVKNEINEKNEKNTKNANNAQNTKNANNAQNVKNANNAKNVKNANNAKNVMYPLMKVNNNNAAYIYVAKIGIFKRRVLNPFQYQKDKKCIMKHVNSLSFLYNELKSNVEDLERTYDNFIKALEVSDETEKHLLKVNNERTNNFINTMEELKRDYDVFKDNIEEDLNRKKNDFNKTLNKKIKGFFRNSVKELKGISKYIKYINSNAYNLNKIVSSIFSKAMHLSEIYEQNIHHIYEIGKEYYRMKLNTLNNMLLSEYDEYNKQIKLISNEKYLDKFSDVFYMEMLKDYLQNCKDKFIMIDLSNFLERHSFLELSYFFNTIIKNYNKGIIIYVINRVDVNYYINKMIFIESNKLLEIVNFIKSNYSHLQIDYVTIHIFNIYISVFINANGILYHVNYEHLLDERLLSLYNTYNYGYFFTNQKINYEEYNLNDDYIYVLYVGSRSVEDNYFIYNREDMIEFKKLHAYKIIVNNNVKTQDSFFNIYLLKLESEYNFYNKFLSEQHAHRYRFSVHKCNIILTYDSLSKYNIPNEKFTPHFTDVYILIIIYPGKNVNELCSFFNNYLFSESIYNLRKEESNVLEIYSDMNKITLLVNNKAKNYYVNISNKKTSEPLEISLLKIQKCLKFYIRNNYIDYFDYLNIIYFISSD; this is encoded by the exons ATGAGACTTTACTTATATGCAAAATGCTTGAATAAGAAAACGAACAAACCAGTCGGCTTAGTGCGTCAAAATATGATTGCGTATTC TGAGAAAAAcgagaaaattaaaaaaaatgagaaaaatgaaaaaaatgcgcaaaatgtgaaaaatgaaataaatgaaaaaaatgaaaaaaatacgaaaaatgcaaataatgcgcaaaatacgaaaaatgcaaataatgcgcaaaatgtgaaaaatgcaaataatgcgaaaaatgtgaaaaatgcaaataatGCGAAAAATGT TATGTATCCCCTGATGAAGgtaaacaataataatgctgcatatatatatgtagctAAGATTG gGATATTTAAAAGGCGAGTATTAAACCCTTTTCAATACCAGAAGGACAAGAAGTGCATTATGAAACATGTTAACTcactttcttttctttataacGAGTTGAAGAGTAATGTTGAAGACTTAGAACGCACATacgataattttataaaagccTTGGAGGTGTCAGATGAAACAGAGAAACACTTACTTAAAgtaaataatgaaagaacaaataattttataaacacaatggaagaattaaaaagagACTATGATGTTTTTAAAGATAACATTGAGGAAGatttaaatagaaaaaaaaatgattttaataaaacattaaataaaaagattaaaGGATTTTTTCGTAATTCtgtaaaagaattaaaaggaattagtaagtacataaaatatattaattcaaatgcgtataatttaaacaaaattgtTTCAAGTATATTTTCTAAAGCAATGCATCTAAgtgaaatatatgaacaaaatattcaTCATATATACGAAATAggaaaagaatattatagaatgaaattaaatacattaaataatatgctATTGTCCGAATatgatgaatataataaacaaataaaattaatatcaaatgaaaaatatttagacAAATTTTCAGATGTCTTTTATATGGAAATGTTAAAAGATTATTTACAGAATTGTAaggataaatttattatgatcgatttatctaattttttagaaCGTCATTCTTTTCTAGAATTATCCTACTTTTTTAACacgataataaaaaattataataaaggaattattatatatgtaattaataGAGTAGATGTGaactattatattaataaaatgatatttatagaatcaaataaattattagagatagttaattttattaaatcaaATTATAGTCATCTACAAATTGACTATGtaactatacatatatttaatatatatatatctgtattCATAAATGCAAATGGAATTCTGTATCAtgtaaattatgaacatCTTCTGGATGAACGATTATtaagtttatataatacatataattatggatacttttttacaaatcaaaaaattaattacgaagaatataatttaaacgatgattatatatatgtattatatgttgGAAGCAGAAGTGTTGaagataattattttatatataatagagaAGATATGatagaatttaaaaaactacatgcttataaaattattgtaaataACAATGTTAAAACCCAggattctttttttaatatttatttattaaaattagagtcagagtataatttttacaataaattCCTTAGCGAGCAGCATGCTCACCGTTATAGGTTTTCCGTGCATAAGTGCAACATTATATTGACCTACGACTCCCTGAGCAAATATAACATTCCGAATGAGAAGTTCACACCTCATTTCAC AGACGTTTATATtctaataattatttaccCGGGAAAAAACGTGAATGAACTTTGtagtttttttaataattatttattcagTGAATCGATATACAACTTAAGGAAAGAAGAATCAAATGTGCTTGAAATTTATTCCGATATGAATAAGATAACCTTACTTGTTAACAACAAAgcgaaaaattattatgtaaatataagcaataaaaaaacttCCGAGCCCCTGGAAATTAGCTTGttgaaaatacaaaaatgtttgaaattttatataaggaATAACTACATTGATTACTTTGACtatttgaatataatttattttatatcgtCTGACTAA
- a CDS encoding hypothetical protein (conserved Plasmodium protein), producing the protein MDQIEILKKNLNTEKVFYNLNWHELALDRSFDDSLSKNFENDKTNEDRYSYTSDDNAKNYYTNEGVTQDKGVLGKTYYNNDNVGGEQHEKRSRQRKKIPDKGGRNSGRNSGSNRDKNGCKNGDKISDKNKDKNNNSNYDLKNLINLNNNHNSGRINDHATEHDSIPSTPVLSYEPHPFSGKNGMCEVKKCNFIKEVKTEQSSNISFIPPVDILYDNEKVVFLFFISGDLENFKISSNNNYLTISGKKIPYDVQKCASYFSHEIKTGYFLRTYYFMKSIDKEKIHYEYKNGVMKILVYI; encoded by the coding sequence ATGGATCAGATTgaaattcttaaaaaaaatttaaatacagaaaaagtattttataaCTTAAATTGGCATGAACTTGCTTTAGATAGATCTTTTGATGATTCACTtagtaaaaattttgaaaacgATAAGACTAACGAAGATCGTTATTCTTATACAAGTGATGataatgcaaaaaattattacactAATGAAGGCGTTACACAGGATAAGGGTGTACTAGGGAAGACATACTATAACAACGATAATGTGGGGGGTGAACAACATGAGAAGAGAAGTAggcaaaggaaaaaaattccAGACAAGGGTGGAAGGAATAGTGGAAGGAATAGTGGTAGTAATAGGGATAAAAATGGGTGTAAAAATGGGGACAAAATTAGCGACAAAAataaggataaaaataataacagtaattaTGATCTTAAAAATCTTATCAATcttaataataatcataatagTGGAAGGATTAATGACCATGCGACTGAACACGACTCCATTCCAAGCACTCCAGTTCTTTCATATGAACCACATCCCTTTTCTGGAAAAAACGGCATGTGCGAAGTAAAGAAGTgcaattttataaaagaagtAAAGACAGAACAATCAAGTAATATAAGTTTTATTCCTCCAGTAGACATTTTATATGATAACGAAAAggttgtatttttattttttatatcaggagatttggaaaattttaaaatttcctcaaataataattacctTACCATATCAGGTAAAAAAATTCCATATGATGTACAGAAATGTGCTAGCTATTTTTCTCATGAAATAAAGACAGGATATTTTCTAAGAACATACTACTTTATGAAATCAatagataaagaaaaaattcattatgaatataaaaatggagtaatgaaaatattagtGTATATATAG
- a CDS encoding p25-alpha family protein — protein MENAFYAYTKNASDMDSRTFVKILKDSKLIGKKLTAVDADITFAKVKTKGAKRINYDQFVEAVKYLIEKHKLDYDKFVETLCYEASNGPILYGTKADNVRFHDDKSTYTGVHKLGGPTIIDKNKTQFSDISEITDRSECNIRGVNVNVEKNV, from the exons atggaaaatgcTTTTTACGCATATACCAAAAATGCGTCTGACATGGATAGTAGGACTTTTGTAAAAATCTTAAAGGACTCTA AACTGATAGGCAAAAAATTAACAGCCGTTGATGCTGATATTACATTCGCTAAGGTTAAAACGAAAGGAgctaaaagaattaattacGATCAATTTGTTGAGGCAGTTAAATATTTGATAGAAAAACACAAATTGGACTATGATAAGTTTGTAGAGACTTTATGTTATGAAGCATCCAATGGACCTATCTTATATGGGACAAAAGCTGATAATGTAAGATTCCACGACGACAAATCAACTTACACAGGTGTACATAAATTAGGAGGTCCAACTATTATtgacaaaaataaaactcaGTTTTCAGATATATCGGAAATTACGGATCGTTCTGAATGTAACATAAGAGGAGTTAATGTTAATGTAGAGAAAAACGTATAA
- a CDS encoding S-adenosyl-methyltransferase, with protein sequence MFHFLIIFLFLLNNDLIICFKIKNWKSQYVPRYSANTNNSPFEKGETNRYSFSFSLKNKEVHEQNESNIFDKSYVYHTPVLLEEVIRHIRYRDTYDQTGEDVSGGGSAHNDADIGVDVGTDVGVDVGTDVGVDVGTDVGVDVGTDIGISGGNSGNCTKLTPTVSSNNRWMTLNKHNERRPPIDSENEKAKKTNSSNFPYKEGANIFYLNDVRSIKEESNTNGEKEVGYYIDSTLGGGGHTLEILKNITECKVIGIDKDIESIYYNKVKLQNYLRQNRLTLIQGDYRNIIHLLSYHSLPLFNSYNGMIVDLGLSSHQLTCSKRGFSYKYNGILDMNMNKYTEREYIRRGMSKDKAIDHVSKNSVSDDSSKNYAFDDTPKSNSSKCINKHDRNMMNKIHVILNTYSFKKLKFIIETYGQEKKASKIARKIILWRKNNEKMITTTYELKEIILSTCKKNYKSNNKVLSRVFQSFRIYINDELKALKELLISAHKLLKHRSRLILISYHSLEYKCIQNYAENRKNWWKKINENPITPNEREIRLNNSSRSAKMTVFEKI encoded by the coding sequence atgtttcattttttgatcATCTTCCTTTTCTTACTTAATAATGACCtcattatatgttttaaaataaaaaattggaaaagcCAATATGTCCCACGTTACTCGGCTAATACGAATAATTCCCCTTTTGAGAAGGGAGAAACAAATCGGTactccttttcattttcattaaaaaataaagaagtgcatgaacaaaatgaatcAAACATATTTGATAAATCGTATGTTTACCACACACCTGTCTTACTGGAGGAGGTAATACGACATATACGTTACAGGGATACGTATGACCAAACGGGCGAAGATGTTAGTGGTGGTGGTAGTGCTCATAATGATGCTGATATCGGTGTTGATGTTGGTACTGATGTAGGTGTTGATGTTGGTACTGATGTAGGTGTTGATGTTGGTACTGATGTAGGTGTTGATGTTGGTACTGATATCGGTATTAGTGGTGGTAACAGTGGTAACTGCACGAAACTAACCCCTACCGTCTCATCAAATAACAGATGGATGACTTTGAACAAACACAATGAGAGAAGACCACCTATCGAcagtgaaaatgaaaaagcaaaaaaaacaaatagtaGTAATTTTCCATATAAGGAGGGTGCAAACATTTTTTACTTGAATGACGTTAGATCAATTAAAGAGGAAAGCAACACAAATGGGGAGAAAGAAGTGGGGTATTACATTGATTCAACTCTGGGAGGAGGTGGTCATACTTtggaaattttaaaaaatattacagaaTGCAAAGTGATAGGAATAGATAAAGATATAGAAtcaatatattacaataaagtaaaactgcaaaattatttaagaCAAAATAGACTGACACTTATACAGGGTgattatagaaatataatacatttactTAGTTATCATTCTTTACCTTTATTTAATAGTTACAACGGCATGATAGTAGATCTAGGTTTATCTTCACACCAGTTGACATGTAGCAAAAGGGGGTTTAGCTATAAATATAATGGCATTCTAGATAtgaatatgaacaaatataCGGAAAGAGAATACATAAGGCGTGGTATGTCAAAAGATAAAGCGATTGACCATGTTTCAAAAAACAGCGTGAGTGATGattcttcaaaaaattatgcatttGATGATACTCCAAAAAGTAACTCAAgtaaatgtattaataaGCATGACAGAAACATGATGAACAAAATACATGTTATCCTAAACACTTatagttttaaaaaactaaaatttattatagaaACATATggtcaggaaaaaaaagcttCAAAGATTGCAAGGAAGATTATCTTATGGaggaaaaataatgaaaagatGATAACAACCACAtatgaattaaaagaaattattctttctacttgtaaaaaaaattataaatcaaataataaagtCTTATCGAGAGTATTTCAGTCATTCCGGATTTACATTAATGATGAGTTGAAAGCATTAAAAGAATTGTTAATATCTGCTCATAAGTTATTAAAGCATAGAAGCAGGTTAATTCTTATCTCTTATCATTCTTTAgaatataaatgcatacaaaattatgcagaaaacagaaaaaattggtggaaaaaaattaatgaaaaccCCATAACTCCAAATGAAAGGGAAATAAGACTCAATAACTCCTCCAGATCTGCAAAGATGActgtttttgaaaaaatttaa
- a CDS encoding protein-S-isoprenylcysteine O-methyltransferase — protein MNVGMYIVSAFLLYAGVLNYKPLIYLINTNLYEIIEKKKKFEISDYWLHKWLEYGFNYMDNYGICTYSYYNQIKTNKSNITTPIINEIQGKNKPMKKLLATRYDNNTIISLFLTKRDLLKDSNYSQIIFLRKDTNVKHVLSVYKFGRNKCIFNNTLVTRFIQKWTNKIFSKKYDLNNSLFQKIILKYENFFHSYDIIGNYDQIYNYYLFISLLSLLFSLAGFLLRIFGLIQCSKNFSFYVLHSDTLFKKYVKRKHDLVTWGLYKYMRHPCYTGWFYYALFLQLFLFNIICFILCFIISWTYFYRTIKLEEKYLLECYDDEYRKYKAQTPNI, from the exons ATGAATGTAGGTATGTACATTGTGAGTGCGTTTTTGTTGTATGCAGGTGTTCTGAATTATAAACCtttgatttatttaattaacaCAAATTTGTAcgaaataatagaaaaaaagaaaaaatttgaaatttcGGATTACTGGTTGCATAAATGGTTAGAATACGGCTTT aattACATGGATAATTATGGTATTTGCACTTACTCTTATtataatcaaataaaaacaaataagtCTAATATAACTACCcctataataaatgaaatacaaGGAAAGAACAAACCAATGAAAAAACTGCTAGCAACACGGtatgataataatactattattagcttatttttaacaaaaagagatttattaaaagataGCAATTATTCAcagataatatttttgcgAAAAGATACTAACGTAAAACATGTTCTAAGTGTGTATAAATTTGGTC GAAACAAGTGCATATTCAACAACACCCTTGTTACAAGGTTTATACAAAAATGgacaaacaaaatattttcgAAAAAGTATGATCTTAACAATTccttatttcaaaaaattattttgaaatatgaaaatttttttcatagttATGATATAATAGGTAACTACGatcaaatttataattactaCTTATTTATAAGTTTATTATCATTGCTATTTAGTTTAGCTGGTTTTCTTTTGAGAATATTTGGCTTAATACAATgctcaaaaaatttttctttttacgtTTTACACTCTGATaccttatttaaaaaatatgttaaacgGAAACACGATCTGGTAACATGGGGTCTCTACAAGTATATGAGGCATCCCTGTTATACTGGATGGTTTTATTATGCCCTAT TTCTacaactatttttatttaacatcATTTGCTTTATCCTTTGTTTCATAATATCTTGGACATATTTCTACAGAACGATAAAACTTGAAGAGAAGTATTTGCTTGAATGTTACGATGACGAATACAGAAAATATAAAGCACAAACACCGAACATatag